A DNA window from Engystomops pustulosus chromosome 6, aEngPut4.maternal, whole genome shotgun sequence contains the following coding sequences:
- the LOC140065723 gene encoding heat shock protein 30D-like, producing MFPLSLLQSSHSPLCACSESPLTLWPAASQLIFGQLEDDMMNMRNDLERRMQRVNQAYQLLDMDMRRRGSQRSSPTKGESPSMRKEGKDNYELTLDVSGFSPEELTVKTEGRRLIVSGKHDMKKKDERGGHFHEYREWRREAELPDNVNPEDVLCSLSSDGRLHFQAPRHALPPAQERPIPITVIQNPVEGQHNPPEIQNSQLIGEQEKGPGSS from the coding sequence ATGTTTCCTCTCAGCCTCCTCCAGTCCTCGCACAGTCCTCTATGTGCCTGCAGCGAGTCTCCTCTCACCCTCTGGCCAGCAGCTTCACAACTCATCTTCGGCCAGCTGGAGGATGACATGATGAACATGAGGAACGACCTGGAGAGGAGAATGCAACGAGTCAACCAGGCTTACCAGCTCCTGGACATGGACATGAGAAGAAGAGGCAGCCAGAGGAGCTCTCCTACCAAGGGTGAATCGCCCTCTATGAGAAAGGAAGGGAAAGATAACTATGAGCTCACCCTGGACGTCAGTGGCTTTTCTCCTGAGGAGCTGACAGTGAAGACAGAAGGCAGGAGGCTGATAGTGTCCGGGAAACATGACATGAAGAAGAAGGATGAGCGTGGTGGCCACTTCCATGAGTATAGAGAGTGGAGAAGAGAAGCTGAGCTCCCAGACAATGTGAACCCTGAAGATGTCCTCTGCTCCCTGTCCAGTGATGGACGACTCCACTTCCAGGCTCCTCGTCATGCTCTACCACCTGCTCAAGAGAGGCCAATACCCATCACTGTCATCCAGAATCCAGTAGAGGGGCAACACAATCCCCCAGAGATCCAGAACAGCCAACTTATTGGAGAGCAGGAGAAAGGTCCAGGTTCTTCCTGA